In Paenibacillus sp. G2S3, a single window of DNA contains:
- a CDS encoding VWA domain-containing protein has translation MARKGRTFLVLGIITVIVFALVYFGISLTSNLGKTTTEVSSEDAGKRLEKLYKKINVNIAEQVKGQIDLDPVAIGDSLPDISKFPISVTNTTDSFVEIFSSTEKSGTGNDGWLNEVATDFNNSNIEVNGVPVSVKIRNIASGTATDYIRSGKYIPDAFTPSNELWGEMVKANGISTQLITNRLIGNVAGIVTNKTKYDELVEKYGSLNVKTITDAIANNELSMGYTDPFASSTGLNFLVTALGTFDSSDLLGEQAVQGFEKFQANVPFIASTTLQMRDAAKTGKLDAFVLEYQIYANAPELKGSYVFTPFGVRHDSPLYALGDLPQEKLDIIKKFAEFVEQDKYQRLGEEKGFNGLNDYHSEVNPVDGSLLTSAQKLWKEKKNGNKPIAAVFVADVSGSMNGEPLNRLKQSLLTGQKYLGKDNSIGFVSYSDNVTINLPIGKYDTNQQSMFVGAIDSLQANGGTATFDGIVVALKMLQDEMKINPELKPLIFVLSDGETNEGHSLNDIRGLIETYKIPIYTIGYNANIKALESISSINEAANINADTDDVVYKIGNLLNVQM, from the coding sequence ATGGCTAGGAAAGGGAGAACATTTTTAGTCCTCGGGATTATAACAGTGATCGTTTTTGCACTCGTATACTTTGGGATCAGCTTAACATCTAATTTAGGTAAAACCACTACTGAGGTTTCATCAGAAGATGCAGGAAAGCGGCTGGAAAAACTTTATAAAAAAATTAACGTAAATATCGCGGAGCAAGTTAAAGGACAAATCGACCTTGATCCTGTTGCGATTGGCGACTCCTTGCCGGATATTTCAAAATTTCCTATATCAGTGACCAATACAACGGATAGCTTTGTCGAAATCTTCTCATCTACAGAGAAATCTGGAACGGGGAATGATGGATGGCTCAATGAAGTGGCGACAGATTTTAATAATTCCAATATAGAGGTTAATGGAGTTCCCGTTTCAGTTAAAATCCGTAATATTGCTTCAGGTACAGCGACGGATTACATAAGGTCTGGAAAGTATATACCAGATGCGTTTACACCATCCAATGAGTTATGGGGCGAGATGGTAAAAGCGAACGGCATCAGCACGCAGCTTATAACCAATCGTCTTATAGGTAATGTAGCCGGTATTGTTACGAATAAAACGAAATATGATGAGTTAGTAGAGAAATATGGTTCTTTAAACGTGAAGACGATTACAGATGCGATAGCGAATAATGAATTATCTATGGGTTACACAGATCCTTTTGCCAGCTCAACAGGTTTGAACTTTCTTGTGACTGCACTTGGGACGTTTGACAGCTCTGATTTGCTGGGAGAACAAGCGGTTCAGGGCTTTGAGAAATTCCAAGCGAATGTACCTTTTATCGCCTCGACGACTTTACAAATGCGTGATGCGGCTAAAACTGGGAAGCTGGATGCTTTTGTTTTAGAGTACCAAATTTACGCAAATGCCCCAGAGCTAAAGGGGAGCTATGTATTTACTCCTTTTGGTGTAAGGCATGACAGCCCCCTTTACGCATTAGGTGATCTACCACAAGAGAAGCTGGACATTATTAAGAAATTCGCGGAGTTTGTTGAACAGGATAAATATCAGCGTTTGGGTGAAGAAAAAGGTTTTAACGGACTGAATGATTATCATTCGGAGGTTAATCCAGTGGATGGTAGTCTTTTAACCTCGGCACAAAAGCTGTGGAAGGAGAAGAAAAACGGAAATAAACCCATTGCGGCAGTATTTGTAGCCGATGTCTCAGGTAGCATGAACGGGGAGCCTTTAAATCGCTTAAAGCAATCATTATTAACAGGACAGAAGTACTTGGGCAAAGATAATAGTATTGGTTTTGTTTCCTACTCCGACAACGTTACGATAAACCTTCCTATTGGTAAATATGACACGAATCAGCAGTCAATGTTTGTTGGGGCGATAGATAGTCTTCAGGCGAATGGGGGTACAGCTACTTTTGATGGCATTGTAGTTGCACTTAAAATGCTTCAAGACGAAATGAAGATTAACCCGGAGCTTAAGCCATTGATCTTTGTGTTAAGTGATGGAGAGACGAATGAAGGTCATTCACTTAATGATATCAGGGGCTTAATTGAAACCTACAAAATTCCGATTTACACCATTGGGTATAACGCGAATATTAAAGCACTGGAGAGCATTTCAAGTATTAATGAAGCGGCTAACATCAACGCGGATACAGACGACGTAGTCTATAAAATCGGAAACCTGCTTAATGTTCAAATGTAA
- a CDS encoding toxic anion resistance protein, whose product MSFTMEVVSPEKLKSAIEEQVKPEPQEVTQLKEMAISNVSTILELDLESLEKRKEVLQSIDSFGMSTMRSSSDKNSLLQVSVGNLSKTGDEGGQVAKGLTELNLQLKDLDPSAVDFAKSGLLGKFFNPLRSYFAKYQKADAVISDIIISLDKGKTVLKNDNTTLEFEQQSLRELTKKLQKEIQLGMLMDQEIEAQLDAAKLRNESEERVKFITEEVLFPLRQRVMDLQQMLVVNQQGIMAIEVVIRNNKELIRGVDRARNVTVSALKISVTVASALYNQRIVLKKIELLNQTTNTLISGTSKMLKDQGAAIHKQSLESSISVDTLKQAFTDVLSALDSISTYKQEALPKMRETINQFRELADSGEQQIVRLEKGNKLGL is encoded by the coding sequence ATGTCTTTTACGATGGAAGTGGTAAGTCCGGAGAAATTGAAATCAGCGATTGAAGAACAGGTTAAACCTGAGCCACAGGAAGTAACGCAACTGAAGGAAATGGCGATAAGCAATGTCTCGACGATTTTGGAGCTGGATTTAGAATCCTTGGAGAAGCGAAAAGAAGTGCTGCAATCCATAGACAGCTTCGGAATGAGCACCATGAGATCGTCTTCAGACAAGAACTCTCTTTTGCAAGTTTCTGTAGGGAATTTATCAAAAACAGGGGATGAAGGCGGGCAAGTAGCTAAAGGATTAACGGAACTAAACCTCCAGTTGAAAGATTTAGACCCAAGCGCAGTGGATTTTGCTAAAAGTGGTCTTCTAGGGAAGTTCTTTAACCCATTGCGGAGTTATTTTGCGAAGTATCAAAAAGCGGATGCTGTGATCTCAGATATTATTATTTCTTTAGATAAAGGTAAAACCGTATTGAAAAACGATAACACTACATTAGAGTTTGAGCAGCAATCGCTTAGAGAGCTGACTAAAAAGCTGCAGAAAGAGATTCAGCTAGGAATGCTGATGGATCAGGAGATTGAAGCTCAACTAGATGCAGCCAAGCTACGTAATGAGTCCGAAGAAAGGGTAAAGTTCATAACAGAGGAGGTATTGTTTCCTCTGCGCCAGCGTGTGATGGATCTGCAACAGATGCTGGTAGTGAATCAGCAGGGAATTATGGCGATTGAAGTGGTTATACGAAATAATAAAGAGCTAATCAGAGGGGTGGACAGAGCTAGAAATGTTACGGTTTCTGCCCTGAAAATATCCGTTACGGTAGCCAGTGCACTCTACAATCAACGAATCGTTCTGAAAAAGATTGAACTCCTAAATCAAACGACCAACACGCTAATAAGCGGCACCTCAAAAATGTTGAAAGATCAGGGGGCGGCGATCCATAAGCAATCCCTAGAATCTAGCATTTCAGTAGATACATTAAAACAGGCATTCACCGATGTGCTATCCGCTTTAGATTCAATAAGTACGTATAAGCAGGAAGCTCTTCCTAAGATGCGTGAAACCATTAACCAGTTCAGAGAGCTGGCAGATAGCGGAGAACAGCAGATCGTGCGGCTCGAGAAGGGAAATAAGCTGGGCTTGTAG
- a CDS encoding sensor domain-containing protein: MNDKLYTMPIGAVDSMQIPLESKSQSKPGKRRSSPKTYRSMLYFIISLPITIVYFVFMVTGLALSIALTPIFIGIPLFFAVAKGLDYIVKFEQELVRSLLDIPRPSEERRTDMKQEGAGFLQRMKLGFDGAKFARNIMLIMGRFVSSIIFFSLTITVVAAALGLITLPVLHQIFLQTMDLNILENSVFALFNIDWTLSQQYISYVVAGLVVAVIATWVIKSLMDVQRRMLFVSYEEERQY, from the coding sequence ATGAACGATAAGTTGTATACAATGCCAATCGGAGCGGTAGATTCCATGCAGATTCCCTTAGAATCGAAATCACAATCTAAACCCGGCAAACGTCGATCAAGTCCCAAGACCTATCGGAGTATGTTGTATTTTATAATCTCTTTGCCGATTACGATAGTATATTTCGTGTTTATGGTGACAGGATTAGCATTATCGATTGCTTTAACACCCATTTTCATCGGTATACCCTTGTTTTTCGCAGTAGCTAAAGGGCTAGATTACATTGTGAAATTTGAGCAAGAGTTAGTAAGATCACTGCTGGATATCCCTAGACCGAGTGAAGAGCGTAGAACGGATATGAAGCAAGAGGGAGCAGGCTTCCTGCAACGAATGAAGTTAGGTTTTGATGGTGCAAAGTTCGCACGTAACATCATGCTGATTATGGGACGATTCGTATCCAGCATTATCTTCTTTTCACTAACGATAACTGTGGTAGCAGCTGCGTTAGGTCTGATTACACTACCTGTGCTTCATCAGATTTTCCTGCAAACGATGGATTTGAACATTTTGGAGAATAGTGTTTTTGCCTTATTTAATATCGACTGGACTTTATCTCAGCAATACATTTCTTATGTTGTAGCGGGACTCGTCGTTGCTGTGATCGCAACATGGGTGATTAAGTCGTTGATGGATGTACAGCGTAGAATGTTGTTTGTATCCTACGAGGAAGAACGTCAGTATTAA
- a CDS encoding tyrosine-protein phosphatase codes for MNQKLETTDSKRRVLPFKGVLNFRDMGGYTTSDGRKVKYGLFFRSAELTGMTDHDIKLFKSLGIKTIFDYRGIEEVRLKPDPVIPGVNNICVPALKQEVPGDMRDVVRSGFLEHFTTDFLVNMYLDMAFNNPSFKRLMATIMLPEAFSILHHCAGGRDRTGVGSAFIFLALGVPRETIIEDYLLSNQTLGPMNEQIKKQASQHLSPTEVDTVMAALILRREFMEAIFSAIDERYKSVDAFLEQEFGMTADKRKQLQAYCLEA; via the coding sequence ATGAACCAGAAACTAGAAACAACAGATTCTAAGCGTCGTGTTCTCCCCTTTAAAGGCGTCCTCAATTTCCGAGATATGGGCGGATACACCACCTCAGATGGCCGTAAAGTCAAATACGGTTTATTTTTTCGATCAGCTGAATTAACAGGAATGACCGATCATGATATAAAACTCTTTAAATCACTTGGAATTAAGACCATATTTGATTATCGAGGGATAGAAGAAGTTCGTTTAAAACCAGATCCGGTCATTCCAGGGGTCAATAACATTTGTGTACCTGCTTTAAAACAAGAGGTTCCTGGAGACATGAGAGATGTGGTTCGTTCTGGATTCCTTGAACATTTCACGACAGATTTCTTGGTTAATATGTATTTGGATATGGCCTTTAATAACCCTTCCTTTAAGCGACTTATGGCAACCATTATGCTTCCAGAGGCATTCAGTATCCTGCATCATTGTGCCGGTGGAAGAGATCGCACTGGCGTTGGATCAGCGTTTATCTTCCTCGCACTCGGGGTTCCGAGAGAGACAATTATAGAAGACTACCTGCTCTCCAATCAGACACTCGGTCCTATGAATGAACAAATAAAAAAGCAAGCCTCACAACATCTATCCCCTACGGAAGTGGATACTGTTATGGCTGCGCTTATATTGCGCAGAGAATTTATGGAAGCCATTTTCTCTGCCATCGACGAGCGCTATAAAAGTGTGGATGCTTTCCTCGAACAGGAATTCGGAATGACTGCTGACAAGCGCAAGCAGCTACAAGCCTACTGTTTAGAAGCTTAA
- a CDS encoding DUF2785 domain-containing protein has product MNLKEKLIVIKENGYQAPPDTFQLIQEMIHNIGSVDAELRDDLIYTTLSHWIPTHSLTVNELEQLLPVILDNNHLLFKLGETNTDSVFTRSFSMLVIPLVLVRHREAPFLSREQIHQIKEKVFYNVQEERDYRGYDEEKGWAHAIAHAADALDDLAQCSELDNNDLITILNLVYEKMTITDRIYSDGEDERMVRPIISVLNRKILSQTYVEQWIQSFGDVEKNPEFLPAFRQKNNIKNFLKSLYFRVKFYKVDADLCPTIEHTLYKVEKVYYS; this is encoded by the coding sequence ATGAATTTAAAAGAAAAGTTGATAGTAATAAAAGAAAATGGCTACCAAGCACCTCCCGATACATTCCAGTTGATCCAAGAAATGATACATAACATCGGTTCTGTGGATGCCGAGCTGCGTGATGACCTAATTTATACAACCTTATCACATTGGATACCTACTCATTCTCTAACTGTAAACGAACTAGAACAACTTCTACCCGTTATTTTGGATAATAACCATTTGCTTTTTAAGCTTGGTGAAACAAATACAGACTCTGTCTTTACTCGATCTTTCTCAATGCTAGTCATACCACTCGTCTTAGTGAGACATAGAGAAGCACCGTTTCTCTCAAGAGAGCAAATACATCAGATAAAAGAGAAAGTATTTTACAATGTACAAGAAGAGCGAGATTACCGTGGGTATGACGAAGAAAAAGGCTGGGCTCATGCCATAGCCCATGCAGCAGATGCTTTAGACGATTTAGCTCAATGTTCCGAACTGGATAACAATGACCTCATAACGATTCTCAATTTGGTTTACGAAAAGATGACCATAACAGATCGAATTTACTCCGATGGGGAAGATGAGAGAATGGTAAGACCCATAATTAGTGTTTTAAATAGAAAAATACTTAGTCAGACTTATGTAGAGCAATGGATTCAAAGTTTTGGTGATGTGGAGAAAAATCCCGAATTTCTTCCCGCCTTTAGGCAAAAAAATAATATAAAGAACTTTTTGAAAAGCTTATACTTTCGAGTTAAGTTTTATAAAGTAGATGCCGATCTCTGCCCAACTATTGAGCACACATTATATAAAGTAGAAAAAGTATACTATTCCTAA